A window from Mycolicibacterium tokaiense encodes these proteins:
- a CDS encoding tripartite tricarboxylate transporter TctB family protein: protein MPSPAEPVATASPAPNAVAAVGLAATPGLIAIVVGALTWMLSVDLNPADKGYPRVLAALLIGVGLWNVIADLRERTGDEEPDPEYGRLVVWRVAGFAALIAVTVWLVNPIGFYPAAALMLIGGLWIMGVRKPLVLIGYPVVVIGLGYVLFTLVIGVPLPLARGF, encoded by the coding sequence ATGCCTTCGCCGGCTGAGCCCGTCGCGACGGCATCGCCGGCGCCGAACGCCGTGGCCGCAGTGGGGCTGGCGGCCACTCCGGGCCTCATCGCCATCGTCGTCGGAGCGTTGACCTGGATGCTGTCGGTGGACCTGAATCCGGCCGACAAGGGTTATCCGCGGGTGCTGGCCGCACTGTTGATCGGCGTCGGACTGTGGAACGTGATCGCGGACCTGCGGGAGCGTACGGGTGACGAAGAACCCGACCCCGAGTACGGCCGCCTGGTGGTCTGGCGGGTGGCAGGTTTCGCAGCGCTGATCGCGGTCACCGTGTGGCTGGTCAATCCCATCGGCTTCTACCCGGCCGCGGCGTTGATGCTGATCGGCGGCCTGTGGATCATGGGCGTGCGAAAGCCGTTGGTACTCATCGGGTATCCCGTCGTTGTGATCGGACTCGGCTACGTCCTGTTCACGCTCGTGATCGGCGTGCCCCTACCACTGGCCAGGGGTTTCTGA
- a CDS encoding Bug family tripartite tricarboxylate transporter substrate binding protein — protein sequence MTRHTTRLLAGAATVALALSACASDEAGTDFAGTQLRWVVSSAPGGGFDTTTRQLEPAFTEALGTTAVVENREGGGYAIGAQTMLSNGADCSSIVTHGIPHLNFSYMTQAVDYDLSSFAPVGGISIEPGVIRVRNDAPWQNVQEFVDDAKARPGQIKVSVSDLQSNNYIALLQMERDLGIDLNIIGYDGGGPSRTALISGEVDATHAGVFNSLAIADDSRVIAVSQPENKWPEVTDDAPPINEALGVDLPANASNYVLFASAECRDGNPERYQALVDGLKASLENEEYLANLEQLGEAGKVSYLTPDELEDLAQQSQTDIEELLQANPNAFAG from the coding sequence ATGACACGTCACACCACCCGCTTATTGGCCGGCGCCGCCACCGTGGCCCTGGCTTTGTCCGCCTGCGCGTCGGATGAAGCCGGCACCGACTTCGCCGGCACGCAGTTGCGCTGGGTGGTCTCCAGTGCGCCCGGCGGCGGATTCGACACCACCACAAGACAATTGGAACCGGCATTCACCGAGGCGCTGGGCACCACCGCCGTGGTGGAGAACCGGGAAGGCGGCGGCTACGCCATCGGCGCCCAGACGATGCTGAGCAACGGCGCCGACTGCTCGAGCATCGTCACCCACGGCATCCCGCACCTGAACTTCTCCTACATGACCCAGGCTGTCGACTACGACCTGTCCAGCTTCGCGCCCGTCGGCGGCATCAGCATCGAACCCGGCGTGATCCGGGTCCGCAACGACGCCCCCTGGCAGAACGTCCAGGAGTTCGTCGACGACGCCAAGGCCCGGCCCGGCCAGATCAAGGTCAGTGTCTCGGATCTGCAGAGCAACAACTACATCGCCCTGCTGCAGATGGAGCGCGATCTCGGCATCGACCTCAACATCATCGGCTACGACGGTGGCGGACCGTCGCGCACTGCCCTGATCAGCGGAGAAGTGGACGCCACCCACGCGGGCGTGTTCAACAGCCTTGCCATTGCCGATGATTCGCGGGTGATCGCGGTCAGTCAGCCCGAGAACAAATGGCCTGAGGTCACCGATGACGCCCCGCCCATCAACGAGGCGCTCGGTGTCGACCTGCCCGCGAATGCCTCGAACTACGTACTCTTTGCCTCGGCCGAGTGCCGCGACGGCAACCCCGAGCGGTATCAGGCCCTGGTCGACGGGCTCAAGGCCTCACTGGAGAACGAGGAGTACCTGGCCAACCTGGAACAGTTGGGTGAAGCGGGCAAGGTGTCCTACCTGACCCCGGATGAACTCGAGGATCTGGCACAGCAGTCGCAGACCGACATCGAAGAACTCCTGCAGGCGAACCCGAATGCCTTCGCCGGCTGA
- a CDS encoding IclR family transcriptional regulator: MPSADENAAATGDGDPGVFAPQSGIAAVDRAVAVLDVFTRGQLRLGVSDVARATGLSTSTAHRVLAALCTHGLVTKVGPNYALGPRILQLAAAARDTGNLTAVARPVMTRLRDATGETVGLHVVKGGGRFVIDQVESTQPLRRTYTEWGQFIPLHQGAPSRLLLAYSDDQTIANVLEGPFESITSSTVVTRDELVRQIDLVRQKGYTFSFEERVAGIRSIAVPLWDYTGEVIAAMSVTGPAIRVTEDWMYRALPTILAAAADISAELGFTPPGVTGQAALTPQ, translated from the coding sequence ATGCCGTCAGCCGATGAGAACGCCGCTGCCACCGGGGACGGCGATCCCGGGGTGTTCGCGCCGCAGAGCGGGATCGCCGCAGTGGATCGCGCAGTCGCCGTACTGGACGTCTTCACCCGCGGCCAGCTTCGGCTCGGTGTCAGCGACGTCGCGCGGGCGACCGGGCTCAGTACCAGCACTGCGCACCGGGTGCTGGCCGCGTTGTGCACCCACGGTCTGGTCACCAAGGTGGGGCCCAATTACGCACTCGGACCCCGCATCCTGCAGCTGGCGGCCGCTGCCCGCGACACCGGGAACCTGACGGCCGTCGCGCGGCCGGTGATGACGCGGCTTCGCGACGCCACTGGGGAAACGGTGGGCCTGCACGTGGTCAAGGGCGGCGGACGCTTTGTCATCGACCAGGTGGAGAGCACCCAGCCGCTGCGGCGCACCTACACGGAGTGGGGGCAGTTCATCCCACTGCATCAGGGCGCGCCCAGTCGGCTGTTGCTGGCGTACTCCGACGACCAGACCATCGCCAACGTGCTCGAGGGCCCGTTCGAGAGCATCACCTCCAGCACGGTGGTCACCCGGGATGAGCTGGTCCGGCAGATCGACCTGGTACGGCAGAAGGGCTACACCTTCTCTTTCGAGGAGCGGGTGGCGGGAATCCGTTCCATCGCGGTGCCGCTGTGGGACTACACCGGCGAGGTGATCGCCGCGATGAGTGTCACCGGGCCGGCGATCAGGGTCACCGAGGACTGGATGTACCGCGCCCTGCCGACCATCCTGGCCGCCGCCGCGGACATCTCCGCCGAGCTGGGGTTCACGCCCCCTGGTGTGACGGGCCAGGCGGCACTGACACCGCAGTGA
- a CDS encoding GntR family transcriptional regulator: MTVEPSAGPAYQRIAESLRQTVLRSPDAEVRLPTEAELAQQYGVSRQTVRRAYQELVADGLVTRTPGRGSFAARDGSQYLRRFGTVEDLMSLSVDTEMEVLAPLARRIDIEAAGRLGLSSDAVTTVSFRRLHLGVPFCVTDVFLPPDVGSLIADAPEVQRGARSSRTIIGLLDPLLPDPIGGADQTITVALADTRVADAAECDTGEPMLRIDRMYRTVGGDAVELAVSRFVTSLYSYRSSLRRGRT; the protein is encoded by the coding sequence ATGACGGTGGAACCGAGCGCGGGCCCGGCTTACCAACGCATTGCCGAGTCGCTGCGGCAGACGGTGTTGCGTTCGCCGGATGCCGAGGTGCGGCTGCCCACCGAAGCCGAACTGGCGCAGCAGTACGGTGTGAGCCGGCAGACCGTGCGCCGGGCCTACCAGGAACTGGTGGCTGACGGGCTGGTCACCCGAACGCCGGGGCGCGGGTCGTTCGCCGCGCGGGACGGCTCGCAGTACCTGCGGCGGTTCGGGACGGTGGAGGACCTCATGAGCCTGTCGGTGGACACCGAGATGGAGGTGCTCGCGCCGCTGGCCCGGCGCATCGACATCGAAGCCGCCGGGCGCCTCGGGCTGTCGAGCGACGCGGTCACCACGGTGTCGTTTCGCCGCCTGCATCTCGGCGTCCCGTTCTGCGTCACCGACGTCTTCCTTCCGCCCGATGTCGGGTCGCTCATCGCCGACGCCCCTGAAGTGCAACGTGGAGCGCGCAGTTCCCGCACCATCATCGGCCTGCTGGACCCCCTTCTGCCCGATCCCATCGGTGGTGCGGACCAGACCATCACCGTCGCGCTGGCGGACACCCGGGTGGCCGACGCTGCGGAGTGCGACACCGGCGAGCCGATGCTGCGGATCGACCGGATGTACCGGACCGTGGGCGGCGATGCCGTCGAGCTGGCGGTGTCGCGGTTCGTGACCTCGTTGTACAGCTACCGATCCAGCCTGCGCCGCGGGCGCACGTGA